The Bubalus kerabau isolate K-KA32 ecotype Philippines breed swamp buffalo chromosome X, PCC_UOA_SB_1v2, whole genome shotgun sequence genome has a segment encoding these proteins:
- the LOC129638723 gene encoding melanoma-associated antigen B5-like isoform X1: protein MLVALWSQYGCPSSRYHTHIKDSRTCAMTNCQTAVKTRKRGTLSVSISGPPLGPQWKSLSSAVIMPRGQNHKLCIREKHHQARYEPQSQKEVQPAAVMEELPSTSSLVEDNSQSSSATGSNSTFQGSLEAPSTTSTFSTTSDTKSDEEDTSQYEEESDSSNVSSSTENAYSDTLNSTTSLLEQFLLHKYKMKQPIMKETMLKIIHPRYHNRFAEILKRASEHIEAVFAVDLKEVDSTIHSYDLVSKLNLPNNGRVWDGRGLPKTGLLMTVLGVTFMKGNCAAEEDIWKFLNMMRVYAGRKHVIYGEPRKLITKDFVTMKYLEYRQVANSDPPRYEFLWGPRAHAETSKMKVLEFLAKVNDTVPSAFSSQYEEALRDEEERARATVPARPGTTRHVPCPRPAASPTSTEDQNF from the exons ATGCTTGTGGCCTTGTGGTCACAATATGGCTGCCCTAGCTCCAGATATCACACACACATCAAAG ACTCTAGGACGTGTGCCATGACCAACTGCCAGACAGCTGTAAAGACACGGAAGAGGGGCACACTGTCTGTGTCCATCTCCGGGCCTCCGCTTGGCCCCCAATGGAAGAGCTTGTCTAG CGCAGTCATCATGCCTCGGGGTCAGAATCATAAGCTCTGCATCCGTGAGAAACACCACCAGGCCCGATATGAGCCCCAGAGTCAAAAGGAAGTTCAGCCCGCTGCAGTAATGGAAGAGCTTCCTTCTACCTCTTCTCTTGTAGAAGATAATTCACAGAGCTCATCAGCTACTGGGTCAAATAGCACTTTCCAGGGGTCTTTGGAAGCCCCATCTACTACCAGCACTTTTTCAACTACTTCTGACACAAAATCTGATGAAGAAGATACCAGTCAATATGAGGAAGAGTCAGATTCCTCCAATGTCTCATCTTCTACCGAGAACGCCTACAGTGATACTCTGAACAGCACGACAAGTTTGTTGGAACAGTTCCTTctgcataaatataaaatgaagcagcCCATCATGAAGGAAACCATGCTGAAGATTATCCACCCAAGATACCATAACCGATTTGCCGAGATTCTCAAGAGGGCCTCTGAACACATCGAGGCTGTCTTTGCAGTTGACTTGAAGGAAGTTGATTCAACCATCCACTCCTATGACCTTGTCAGCAAACTGAACCTGCCCAACAATGGGAGAGTGTGGGATGGTAGGGGCTTACCTAAGACCGGTCTCTTGATGACAGTTCTGGGTGTGACCTTCATGAAGGGCAACTGTGCCGCTGAGGAAgatatctggaaattcttgaaTATGATGCGAGTATATGCTGGGAGAAAACACGTCATCTACGGAGAGCCCAGGAAGCTCATCACCAAAGATTTTGTGACGATGAAGTACCTGGAGTACCGCCAAGTTGCCAACAGCGATCCTCCACGTTACGAGTTCCTGTGGGGCCCACGAGCCCATGCGGAAACCAGCAAAATGAAAGTCTTGGAGTTTTTGGCAAAAGTCAATGATACGGTCCCCAGTGCCTTCTCATCACAATATGAAGAAGCTTTGCGAGATGAGGAGGAGAGAGCTCGAGCCACAGTTCCAGCCAGGCCCGGCACCACCAGGCATGTTCCATGTCCACGTCCAGCAGCTTCTCCCACCTCTACTGAAgaccaaaacttttaa
- the LOC129638723 gene encoding melanoma-associated antigen B5-like isoform X2: MTNCQTAVKTRKRGTLSVSISGPPLGPQWKSLSSAVIMPRGQNHKLCIREKHHQARYEPQSQKEVQPAAVMEELPSTSSLVEDNSQSSSATGSNSTFQGSLEAPSTTSTFSTTSDTKSDEEDTSQYEEESDSSNVSSSTENAYSDTLNSTTSLLEQFLLHKYKMKQPIMKETMLKIIHPRYHNRFAEILKRASEHIEAVFAVDLKEVDSTIHSYDLVSKLNLPNNGRVWDGRGLPKTGLLMTVLGVTFMKGNCAAEEDIWKFLNMMRVYAGRKHVIYGEPRKLITKDFVTMKYLEYRQVANSDPPRYEFLWGPRAHAETSKMKVLEFLAKVNDTVPSAFSSQYEEALRDEEERARATVPARPGTTRHVPCPRPAASPTSTEDQNF, from the exons ATGACCAACTGCCAGACAGCTGTAAAGACACGGAAGAGGGGCACACTGTCTGTGTCCATCTCCGGGCCTCCGCTTGGCCCCCAATGGAAGAGCTTGTCTAG CGCAGTCATCATGCCTCGGGGTCAGAATCATAAGCTCTGCATCCGTGAGAAACACCACCAGGCCCGATATGAGCCCCAGAGTCAAAAGGAAGTTCAGCCCGCTGCAGTAATGGAAGAGCTTCCTTCTACCTCTTCTCTTGTAGAAGATAATTCACAGAGCTCATCAGCTACTGGGTCAAATAGCACTTTCCAGGGGTCTTTGGAAGCCCCATCTACTACCAGCACTTTTTCAACTACTTCTGACACAAAATCTGATGAAGAAGATACCAGTCAATATGAGGAAGAGTCAGATTCCTCCAATGTCTCATCTTCTACCGAGAACGCCTACAGTGATACTCTGAACAGCACGACAAGTTTGTTGGAACAGTTCCTTctgcataaatataaaatgaagcagcCCATCATGAAGGAAACCATGCTGAAGATTATCCACCCAAGATACCATAACCGATTTGCCGAGATTCTCAAGAGGGCCTCTGAACACATCGAGGCTGTCTTTGCAGTTGACTTGAAGGAAGTTGATTCAACCATCCACTCCTATGACCTTGTCAGCAAACTGAACCTGCCCAACAATGGGAGAGTGTGGGATGGTAGGGGCTTACCTAAGACCGGTCTCTTGATGACAGTTCTGGGTGTGACCTTCATGAAGGGCAACTGTGCCGCTGAGGAAgatatctggaaattcttgaaTATGATGCGAGTATATGCTGGGAGAAAACACGTCATCTACGGAGAGCCCAGGAAGCTCATCACCAAAGATTTTGTGACGATGAAGTACCTGGAGTACCGCCAAGTTGCCAACAGCGATCCTCCACGTTACGAGTTCCTGTGGGGCCCACGAGCCCATGCGGAAACCAGCAAAATGAAAGTCTTGGAGTTTTTGGCAAAAGTCAATGATACGGTCCCCAGTGCCTTCTCATCACAATATGAAGAAGCTTTGCGAGATGAGGAGGAGAGAGCTCGAGCCACAGTTCCAGCCAGGCCCGGCACCACCAGGCATGTTCCATGTCCACGTCCAGCAGCTTCTCCCACCTCTACTGAAgaccaaaacttttaa